The following is a genomic window from Candidatus Margulisiibacteriota bacterium.
GCTAAATCTACTTGTTCTTCAGTATTTTCCGGCTTAAGTAGTGCCAAAATCTCATATTTCATCTGCTGTTTCCTCCCGACCTCACCCCCACCCCCACCCCTAAAAAGGAGAGGGGAGGAGAGCCGTCTTTTTATATTAATTTACATGCTTCAATTCACGAACTGGTATATTAAATCATAAAAGATAAGAAAAATCTACTATGATGACCATGCTAAAAGAGCAAAATAAATTATAACACACTCTTTTGGTATGTCTATTAAAATAGTTCAATGTTCAATGGTTCATTAGTTCATTAATTGTTGGTTTACTTGTAAATTGAGTTTTTTAATAAACAAACAAGCCCAGCTTTACCAGAAATGAGCTTAGAGGGGCTGGTAAATGAACAAATAAACAGTATAATAACTACATGAATTTTCAAAATATAATTTTAACTTTACAGAAATTTTGGGCTGACCAAGGGTGCATATTACAACAACCTTATGATATAGAAAAAGGAGCGGGGACAATGAATCCTGCTACCTTTCTGAGAGTTCTTGGCCCAGAACCATATAATGTTGCTTACGTTGAACCTTCTCGGAGACCAACTGATGGACGATATGGGGAAAATCCAAATAGATTGCAACATTATTTTCAATTTCAAGTTATTTTGAAGCCTTCACCACTTAACGTCCAAGATTTATACAAAAAAAGCTTAGAAGCAATAGGCGTAGATTTAACTGAGCATGACTTACGTTTTGTGGAAGATAACTGGGAATCTCCTACATTAGGAGCAGCTGGATTAGGCTGGGAAGTATGGCTGGATGGAATGGAAGTTACTCAATTCACTTATTTCCAAATAACAGGAGGACTGGAGCTTGATCCTATATCAGTAGAAATAACTTACGGTTTGGAAAGACTGACTATGTTTATTCAAGGTAAAGACTCTGTCTATGATATTGATTGGAATGACAAAATCAAATATGGCGATATTTATCTGCAGAATGAACAAGAACAAAGTACATACAATTTTGAAATTTCAAATATTGAAATGCTCACAGACATGTTTCACAAATTCGAACAAGAATCTTACCGTTGCATAGAAGCAAAACTTATCTTACCAGCTTATGATTATTGCCTAAAATGTTCGCATACTTTTAATTTACTCGATGCCAGAGGTGCAATAAGTGTTACAGAAAGAACTAACTATATTACAAAGATAAGACATTTAGCTAAAAAATGTGCCACAGAATATTTAGCTAAACGAGAAGAGTTAGGATTTCCTCTTTTAAAACCTCACCCGGCGAAATAGACCAAAATATTCTGAGATACAAAAATATCGCCACCCTCTCCTAACAGAGAGGATTTATATTGTTTTCTGACTAAACTAACTAATAAATTCCTTAATTAATATCTAACTAATTGTATTAAGTATTCTTTATTTGTTTGTGTCATTAATTCTATCTGATAATAATTTTCATTTACCTGAATAAACTGATAGTTAGTTATTAACATTGGCTCTGTTGTTAAATATCTTGTAGCAGTCTGCATCGTGTAAAGCTTCTTATTTTTAACACCAACTTCATAAATCGTACTGTTACTTTTTATCTCTAAGGTATTACCTATAATTTTCAGATAATCGGCAGTTGTTGATATCTTTTTAAGGTACATTTCAGCAAACTCTATCTGTGCAACTTCACTACTTTCTATAGAATAAGAGTTATATTTCTTAATCTCGGAATAAAAAATATTACTCACCAAAGGGAACAAAACTAATAAGATAGATAGTGATATTAAAACTTCTATTAAGGTAAAGGCTTGTTTACTATTAATGGCTTTCATCGTAACTACATAATACCCCAAAGCATGAATTACGTCAATATTATTATGATAGAATCTAATAACGTATATTTTTATTTTACGCAAAAAAC
Proteins encoded in this region:
- the glyQ gene encoding glycine--tRNA ligase subunit alpha; protein product: MNFQNIILTLQKFWADQGCILQQPYDIEKGAGTMNPATFLRVLGPEPYNVAYVEPSRRPTDGRYGENPNRLQHYFQFQVILKPSPLNVQDLYKKSLEAIGVDLTEHDLRFVEDNWESPTLGAAGLGWEVWLDGMEVTQFTYFQITGGLELDPISVEITYGLERLTMFIQGKDSVYDIDWNDKIKYGDIYLQNEQEQSTYNFEISNIEMLTDMFHKFEQESYRCIEAKLILPAYDYCLKCSHTFNLLDARGAISVTERTNYITKIRHLAKKCATEYLAKREELGFPLLKPHPAK
- a CDS encoding prepilin-type N-terminal cleavage/methylation domain-containing protein; the encoded protein is MRKIKIYVIRFYHNNIDVIHALGYYVVTMKAINSKQAFTLIEVLISLSILLVLFPLVSNIFYSEIKKYNSYSIESSEVAQIEFAEMYLKKISTTADYLKIIGNTLEIKSNSTIYEVGVKNKKLYTMQTATRYLTTEPMLITNYQFIQVNENYYQIELMTQTNKEYLIQLVRY